The DNA sequence CCGTGCCGCTCGGCGTACATGCGGTAGACCGTCGCGACGACCGAGCCGATCGTGCCCGGCCCGTCGCCCGCCCGCTCGACGAACGTGGCGGCGTCGATGCCGAGGTCGCCGAACTGCCGCCGCGGCCGGCTGACGATCCACTCGGCGAGGGCCTCGCGGTTGCGCCGCTGGGACAGGTCGCCGAACCGCAGCCGCCGGTTGTAGGCGTGCACGAGGATGCGGGTCTCCGGCGGGATCGCGATGCGCGGGTGGGCGTGCAGCATGAGCTGGAGCAGCGTGGTGCCCGAGCGCGGGCAGCCCACGATGAAGATCGGCCGGTCGGATGCGTGCTCAGGCACAGACGCCCTCCCTGTGGTCGGCCACGCGGCGCTGCGCGGTCCGTGCCCCGGCGTCCGGCCCCTCGCCGGACGGCAGGCCGGTGATCACATGGGTGGGGTACGGCGCGGCGGTGACGTTGGCGAGCTCCCGGGAGACGAGCCACATGCGGTAGACGAGCACCGCCTCGAACAGCAGGAGCAGCAGGCTGCCCGCGACCACGGCGGGCAGCAGCGCGGCCGGGCCGATGAGCGGCGCGATCACGAACACCAGCGCGTGGTACTCGATGCCGCTCACCACGTGGGTGCGCACCCGGTGCCGGGCGAGGGCCCGCCGGACCCGGTCGTACCAGGGGAACCGGGCGCGGAACCGGGCGTACAGGTCGATGAGCGGCCGCCCGTCGGGTGGCGTCGCCCCCGGGCGGATCCGGCGGACGGTGACCGAACCGGCCGGCTCGCCGCACTCCGCGGGCTCGGCGTCCGCGCGTTCCGGGCCCGCCCCCGTGGCCCGGTCGCCGCGCGGATCGCGCGTCCCGTCCGATCGGTCGCCCGGCCCGCCGTCCCCCGGCCGCGTCGGCCGCGGCACGAGGCCGGACGGCAGCGTGCCGCCCGCGAGCAGGTCGCGCACCCCGGTCTGCGGGGCGCGGCTGAGGATGTCCTCGACGAACACGCACTCGGCCGACCAGCGGGCCTCCGCCGCGGCGCGGGCCTGCTGGCGGCTGGCCTCGCGCACCCGCTTGAGCTGCGGCCCGTTGATGTACCGGAACAGGTCGAGCACGATCACCGCGCCGCCCATGAGCAGGTACGCCGCCTCCCCCGTCGCGGCGTACTGCCCGTAGCCGAGGCCCGCGGCGCAGCAGGCCACCCGCAGCCGGTCGCCCACGTAGTCGAGCCACAGCCCGAACGGGGTGCCGTTCCCCTTGAGCCGGGCGAGCTTGCCGTCCACGCAGTCCACCAAGAAGCTCAGGTAGAACAGCGCCGCCCCGGCGGCGAGCCATCCGGCGCCGAAGCAGGCGGCCGAGGCGAGGCCGAGGAGGATGGACAGCCGGGTCACCCCGTTGGGGGTGATCGTCGTGTGGTTGGCGAGGAGCAGGGTGAGCCGGCACGCCACGGGATCCACCAGGAACACCGTCCACCAGGAGTCCCGCGGTTTACGTACCGCCTTGACATCGTCGATCGTGAAGGCCGCCATGAAGGTAAGAATGGCCACCGTTCGTGGTCATGCGTCGACCTTCGGTGACGATCGGATGATCTCGTTGCGATCTCTTGACCCGCCCCTGACCGCCGGATCCGTTTTAGCTCAACCGCGGGACCGGCGGCGATCGCTCTAAGCTACATTCCTGTCACTCACGGTTTTGGAGGGACAGATGCGCAAAGCCGTGCGCCGGGCCCGCAGGATCTACCTCCGCGGGGCTAGGCCGGTCCGACGGCTGATCACCGATCTCCGCACCCGCAGGCTGCCCGACGGGCTGGTCCTGGTCCGGACCGCCGAGGGCATGCGTCCGGCGCGGGTTCGGCAGGACGCCTGCCCGCTGCAGGCGATGCGGGAGAACCTCGACCTCGTCTGCGCGACGCTGGACGCGGCGGGCGTGCCGTACTTCTGCGTCCGCCCGCTGCCCGGGCAGCCGCCCACGGTGGGCGTGCCCGCGGTGCACCGGTCCCGGGCCCTGGCCGCGCTCGCCGACGCCGCCGGGACCGGGGCGGGCGGCGCCGGGCCGCTGTTCGCCGGCACCGACCCGGAGGGGCCGACCCGGCCGCTGCGCCGGGCGCTGCCCTCCCTGCGCACCGTGCCCGCCGTACGGGTGGCCGCCTACTACGTCAGCC is a window from the Thermopolyspora flexuosa genome containing:
- a CDS encoding CDP-alcohol phosphatidyltransferase family protein — its product is MAAFTIDDVKAVRKPRDSWWTVFLVDPVACRLTLLLANHTTITPNGVTRLSILLGLASAACFGAGWLAAGAALFYLSFLVDCVDGKLARLKGNGTPFGLWLDYVGDRLRVACCAAGLGYGQYAATGEAAYLLMGGAVIVLDLFRYINGPQLKRVREASRQQARAAAEARWSAECVFVEDILSRAPQTGVRDLLAGGTLPSGLVPRPTRPGDGGPGDRSDGTRDPRGDRATGAGPERADAEPAECGEPAGSVTVRRIRPGATPPDGRPLIDLYARFRARFPWYDRVRRALARHRVRTHVVSGIEYHALVFVIAPLIGPAALLPAVVAGSLLLLLFEAVLVYRMWLVSRELANVTAAPYPTHVITGLPSGEGPDAGARTAQRRVADHREGVCA